GCAGGTTAAAGTGCTGGAAGATCATGCCAATCTGGCGGCGCGCTTTCGTTAATTCTTTTTCAGAGAGCGCCGTGAGTTCTTGCCCACCGACCTCTACATTTCCCTGAGTAGGGCGCTCAAGTAAGTTAACACAACGGATCAGCGTACTTTTACCTGCACCCGATGCGCCAATGACGCCATAAATTTGACCAGCAGGAACATGCAGGCTGACGTTGTTCAGCGCCTGAATGGTTCGGTTCCCCTGCTGGAACACTTTGGTGATATTGGAAAGTTTAATCATTAGATTATTTTTATCGTATGTAAGTTAGCCGTGGCATTTTGTTCTGCCAGATACGGGGGATGCCCGTAAACAAAATGGATGTTAAGGCATCCAGACGGCTAAATCAATCCAACTCTGTGCGATGAGCACTTTATTGCGCTGCGATTCATGAGATACTAACCAGACATGCCTTTTTCAGGAGCAAACCGGTGGCAAAATCAGTACCCGCAATTTTTCTCGATCGTGATGGCACTATCAATGTGGATCACGGTTATGTCCACGAGATTGATGAGTTCGAGTTTATCGATGGCGTAATAGATGCAATGCGTCAGTTGAAAGAGATGGGTTATGTGCTCGTGGTGGTCACCAACCAGTCCGGTATTGCGCGTGGCAAGTTTACCGAAGCACAATTCGAAACGCTGACGGAATGGATGGATTGGTCGTTAGCAGATCGAGGGGTAGATTTGGATGGCATCTATTACTGCCCACACCATCCTCAAGGAACAGTAGAGGAGTATCGCCAAACTTGTGATTGCCGTAAGCCACATCCAGGGATGTTTGTCTCAGCACAGGAATTTCTGCATATCGATATGGCTGCTTCTTATATGGTGGGTGACAAACTGGAAGATATGCAGGCTGCAACCGCAGCTGGTGTTGGTACGAAGGTATTAGTGCGTACGGGTAAACCTGTGACCCCAGAGGCAGAGAATGTGGCGGATTGGGTGATAAGTAGTCTGGCAGAGCTGCCAAAAGAGATTAAAAAGCATCAAAAGTAAACGTTTTGGTGGAAATGTGAGCGGTTGAAATAAAATTGCATTTTTCCGCTTGTCATTCCTTGGAAGCTCCCTATAATGCGCCTCCATCGACACGGCGGATGTGAATCACTTCACAAACAACCCGGTCGGATGAAGAGAAAAATCCTGAAATAACGGGTTGACTCTGAAAGAGGAAGGCGTAATATACGCCACCTCGCGACAGAGCGCTAAAGCGCGTCGCAACTGCTCTTTAACAATTTATCAGACAATCTGTGTGGGCACTCAAAGTGACATGGATTCTTGACGTCGCAAGACGAAAAATGAATACCAAGTCTCTGAGTGAACATACGTAATTCATTACGAAGTTTAATTCACGAGCATCAAACTTAAATTGAAGAGTTTGATCATGGCTCAGATTGAACGCTGGCGGCAGGCCTAACACATGCAAGTCGGGCGGTAACACAGGGAGCTTGCTCCCGGGTGACGAGCGGCGGACGGGTGAGTAATGTCTGGGAAACTGCCTGATGGAGGGGGATAACTACTGGAAACGGTAGCTAATACCGCATAATGTCGCAAGACCAAAGAGGGGGACCTTCGGGCCTCTTGCCATCAGATGTGCCCAGATGGGATTAGCTAGTAGGTGGGGTAATGGCTCACCTAGGCGACGATCCCTAGCTGGTCTGAGAGGATGACCAGCCACACTGGAACTGAGACACGGTCCAGACTCCTACGGGAGGCAGCAGTGGGGAATATTGCACAATGGGCGCAAGCCTGATGCAGCCATGCCGCGTGTATGAAGAAGGCCTTCGGGTTGTAAAGTACTTTCAGCGGGGAGGAAGGCGTTGTGGTTAATAACCACAGCGATTGACGTTACCCGCAGAAGAAGCACCGGCTAACTCCGTGCCAGCAGCCGCGGTAATACGGAGGGTGCAAGCGTTAATCGGAATTACTGGGCGTAAAGCGCACGCAGGCGGTCTGTCAAGTCGGATGTGAAATCCCCGGGCTCAACCTGGGAACTGCATTCGAAACTGGCAGGCTAGAGTCTTGTAGAGGGGGGTAGAATTCCAGGTGTAGCGGTGAAATGCGTAGAGATCTGGAGGAATACCGGTGGCGAAGGCGGCCCCCTGGACAAAGACTGACGCTCAGGTGCGAAAGCGTGGGGAGCAAACAGGATTAGATACCCTGGTAGTCCACGCCGTAAACGATGTCGACTTGGAGGTTGTTCCCTTGAGGAGTGGCTTCCGGAGCTAACGCGTTAAGTCGACCGCCTGGGGAGTACGGCCGCAAGGTTAAAACTCAAATGAATTGACGGGGGCCCGCACAAGCGGTGGAGCATGTGGTTTAATTCGATGCAACGCGAAGAACCTTACCTACTCTTGACATCCACGGAATTTAGCAGAGATGCTTTAGTGCCTTCGGGAACCGTGAGACAGGTGCTGCATGGCTGTCGTCAGCTCGTGTTGTGAAATGTTGGGTTAAGTCCCGCAACGAGCGCAACCCTTATCCTTTGTTGCCAGCGGCTAGGCCGGGAACTCAAAGGAGACTGCCAGTGATAAACTGGAGGAAGGTGGGGATGACGTCAAGTCATCATGGCCCTTACGAGTAGGGCTACACACGTGCTACAATGGCATATACAAAGAGAAGCGACCTCGCGAGAGCAAGCGGACCTCATAAAGTATGTCGTAGTCCGGATTGGAGTCTGCAACTCGACTCCATGAAGTCGGAATCGCTAGTAATCGTAGATCAGAATGCTACGGTGAATACGTTCCCGGGCCTTGTACACACCGCCCGTCACACCATGGGAGTGGGTTGCAAAAGAAGTAGGTAGCTTAACCTTCGGGAGGGCGCTTACCACTTTGTGATTCATGACTGGGGTGAAGTCGTAACAAGGTAACCGTAGGGGAACCTGCGGTTGGATCACCTCCTTACCTTAAAGAACCTGCCTTTGTAGTGTCCACACAGATTGTCTGATGAAAAATAAGCAGTAAAGAATCTCTGCAGGCTTGTAGCTCAGGTGGTTAGAGCGCACCCCTGATAAGGGTGAGGTCGGTGGTTCAAGTCCACTCAGGCCTACCAAAATCCTTATGAACAAGGATGAGCGGTACAGAGATTAGTCTTTCGATGGGGTTATAGCTCAGCTGGGAGAGCGCCTGCCTTGCACGCAGGAGGTCTGCGGTTCGATCCCGCATAGCTCCACCATCCTTTACTGTTGAAAACAAGAAAACTTCAGAGTGTACCTGAAAAGGTTCACTGCGAAGTTTTGCTCTTTAAAAATCTGGATCAAGCTGAAAATTGAAACGACACACTGTGTCTGTTCTCCGTAATAAGAACAGATGAAGGTGTGTTCGAGTCTCTCAAATTTTCGCAATTTGATGATGAATCGAAAGAAACATCTTCGGGTTGTGAGGTTAAGCGACTAAGCGTACACGGTGGATGCCCTGGCAGTCAGAGGCGATGAAGGACGTGCTAATCTGCGAAAAGCGTCGGCGAGGTGATATGAACCTTTGACCCGGCGATGTCCGAATGGGGAAACCCAGTGCAATTCGTTGCACTATCGTTAACTGAATACATAGGTTAACGAGGCGAACCGGGGGAACTGAAACATCTAAGTACCCCGAGGAAAAGAAATCAACCGAGATTCCCCCAGTAGCGGCGAGCGAACGGGGAGCAGCCCAGAGTCTGAATCAGCAGGTGTGTTAGTGGAACGGTCTGGAAAGTCCGGCGGTACAGGGTGATAGTCCCGTACACAAAAACGCATCTGGTGTGAACTCGAAGAGTAGGGCGGGACACGTGGTATCCTGTCTGAATATGGGGGGACCATCCTCCAAGGCTAAATACTCCTGACTGACCGATAGTGAACCAGTACCGTGAGGGAAAGGCGAAAAGAACCCCGGCGAGGGGAGTGAAAAAGAACCTGAAACCGTGTACGTACAAGCAGTGGGAGCCTCTTTATGGGGTGACTGCGTACCTTTTGTATAATGGGTCAGCGACTTATATTCTGTAGCAAGGTTAACCGAATAGGGGAGCCGAAGGGAAACCGAGTCTTAACTGGGCGTTAAGTTGCAGGGTATAGACCCGAAACCCGGTGATCTAGCCATGGGCAGGTTGAAGGTTGGGTAACACTAACTGGAGGACCGAACCGACTAATGTTGAAAAATTAGCGGATGACTTGTGGCTGGGGGTGAAAGGCCAATCAAACCGGGAGATAGCTGGTTCTCCCCGAAAGCTATTTAGGTAGCGCCTCGTGAACTCATCTTCGGGGGTAGAGCACTGTTTCGGCTAGGGGGCCATCC
This sequence is a window from Enterobacter sp. RHBSTW-00994. Protein-coding genes within it:
- the gmhB gene encoding D-glycero-beta-D-manno-heptose 1,7-bisphosphate 7-phosphatase, whose protein sequence is MAKSVPAIFLDRDGTINVDHGYVHEIDEFEFIDGVIDAMRQLKEMGYVLVVVTNQSGIARGKFTEAQFETLTEWMDWSLADRGVDLDGIYYCPHHPQGTVEEYRQTCDCRKPHPGMFVSAQEFLHIDMAASYMVGDKLEDMQAATAAGVGTKVLVRTGKPVTPEAENVADWVISSLAELPKEIKKHQK